In the genome of Gemmatimonadota bacterium, one region contains:
- a CDS encoding ATP-binding protein, giving the protein MRRAISNELLSLKLAESLAAPTPVRTARDIRLPNVPNKAFAVIGVRRGGKTSFLYHYMAGRLAAGDEPGTHLLVSLEDERLVGMTAADLGWLLDEHRRIVPAVGRQGRRTVYLDEIQVVSGWEMLVRRLLDTHDTQVFVSGSSAKLLSSEVHTSLRGRSMEVLVHPFSFREALRHAGEEPAVEWARLDPNDRATVDSALRRYLEVGGFPEAQQAEYRDRMGLLKGYVDLMILRDVIDRYHVSQPEALRRIQRHLLTNPGAAFSVSKFHRDLKSQGLHVGEETLYNLLSHVEDAFLVRLVHMHSASERQRMRNPRKVYPIDPGLIPVYQQTGRENAGRSLETTILLELERRGYDTGWVRVGPDYEVDFHAARRGTAPLLIQVSLDTAADATWEREIRALAAAAAEFPRARPLLITLDSTPPLRPMPSRLEWYSASQWLLGAD; this is encoded by the coding sequence ATGAGAAGGGCAATATCCAACGAACTGCTCTCGCTGAAACTGGCGGAGTCACTCGCTGCGCCGACTCCTGTGCGCACCGCCCGTGACATTCGACTTCCGAACGTTCCCAACAAGGCGTTTGCGGTCATCGGCGTTCGGCGCGGCGGCAAGACGTCGTTCCTGTACCACTACATGGCGGGGCGTCTTGCCGCGGGTGATGAGCCTGGCACGCATCTCCTCGTGTCGCTGGAAGACGAGCGGCTCGTGGGAATGACTGCAGCCGACCTGGGGTGGCTGCTCGACGAACACCGGCGTATCGTGCCAGCTGTTGGACGACAGGGAAGACGAACGGTTTATCTCGATGAGATACAGGTCGTGTCGGGTTGGGAGATGCTCGTTCGGCGCCTTCTCGATACCCACGACACGCAAGTCTTTGTCTCCGGCTCCTCTGCGAAGCTCCTCAGCAGTGAAGTTCATACTTCATTGCGTGGCCGCTCGATGGAAGTGCTGGTGCATCCATTCTCGTTCCGGGAGGCGCTACGCCATGCCGGCGAGGAGCCAGCGGTAGAATGGGCACGTCTCGATCCCAATGATCGCGCCACCGTTGACAGTGCGCTTCGGCGCTACCTGGAGGTCGGAGGCTTTCCGGAAGCCCAACAGGCCGAATACCGGGATAGAATGGGTCTTCTAAAGGGATATGTGGATCTCATGATCCTGCGTGACGTGATCGACAGGTATCACGTTTCCCAACCGGAAGCGCTTCGGCGAATCCAGCGCCACCTCCTGACGAATCCCGGCGCGGCATTCAGTGTCTCCAAATTTCACCGCGATCTCAAATCCCAGGGATTACATGTGGGCGAGGAGACGCTGTACAATCTTCTGAGTCATGTCGAGGACGCCTTCCTCGTTCGTCTGGTTCACATGCACAGTGCATCCGAACGGCAGCGCATGCGCAATCCGCGGAAGGTGTACCCAATCGATCCCGGGCTGATTCCAGTGTATCAGCAGACGGGTCGTGAAAACGCGGGCAGGAGTCTCGAGACGACGATTCTCCTGGAGCTCGAGCGTCGCGGATATGACACGGGCTGGGTCCGTGTCGGGCCCGATTACGAGGTGGATTTCCACGCTGCGCGAAGGGGCACTGCACCCTTGCTTATCCAGGTGAGCCTCGACACTGCGGCCGATGCAACCTGGGAGCGGGAGATAAGAGCTCTCGCGGCAGCGGCGGCTGAATTCCCCCGAGCGCGTCCGTTGCTCATCACCCTGGACTCTACACCGCCCCTCCGCCCTATGCCATCACGACTCGAGTGGTACTCGGCGTCGCAGTGGTTGCTCGGAGCTGACTGA
- a CDS encoding RHS repeat-associated core domain-containing protein, which produces MDLLPQEEALVPVRWEASTSAPTDTVSLTASYSTWTNTGIKTLTYYPWVAPSVTAQGIPPGGFNEGGVGLIQSFTVTNNGSSRATYSYTVSCVDDVGEAAIPASCAVVTPAPDTVAAGASVTVQVRFNAGDAGTSSTMTLVATEGTDSTSGPATIAITQLPASITTTTPSVVEFNGASETHSFMIHNPNAVAENYSWNIACYNAASCTPSSGSIGVGAKGDTSLSASYTTSGAPNATGSVVATVSNLAGTATDSILVRIKSYMVQIATVGSADTVASGVLDTATFTVKNIGLDSMSYSVSASCDGTAATACQQPSTPISLLPSQQKTVTVRFTGGGTDYSSGAVTLHVVANDGGTYADSAAVAVSVHSPNAVHVSTAFMNNDDQDMSLCAASCFAMTASRSTVPYYTLNTPRSVTLAYNGDRAFPRPFIYADVSVPSAPANIQNYTLEVKRLGAHLLFTNGDSVLTFAGTSSPATTYRLAGQLDMSSYGTGIDSVTLVVTAHYANGMSDVTPVKTQLMIVNSTLNTQSSPIAKGWTIAGLQHFWPTPEGSGSPSGGYMIENGDGSATYFASNGAMAADFSTLHFDSVATWIRTYQDSSKVLFDGGGRMLAAIDRLGRKTTFNYGGLDSLQVTSIIEPMRSSGSSASAPYLVLSYDANHHLQSITETGGTGGRTTSVTVDPTTGHLTRVTDPDGGYDSYGYDGSGRLSTITDRRGNTTTYDYDLTWKLSRIVSPLVPIDAGGGSTTTGTPTTNIAAWQAVGVPTVATASNPAPLLDADTIAARVTDPKGYVSTIYPDRWGEPLKTVDALGNVTTITRQGFLPTVVTYPDGSADSATYNLSNGLLLTQRAAGQQMASYIYGARSQLQGVSGSGVVSVSNTLDSLGRVLRTHYGTVAGDTTEFTYDPVTKNVATMFRADTGLVTYQYDSNFGNLSTETDPGNRMTQSYFDSYGRDTSTKAPQFPRTRVVYDSLNRVTASYDSVGANPVMIKYDAILPVSVRDQLSHIDSTEYDALGRITRHFGYASSTLATTARYDLDSRPTSTTNRRGQRIDLKYDPLGRVLSKTGGNNETSTDNSTYSANGLVQTAANATDSVRTVSVPLALLDTVQTTIWAPGVTRHTYTVVHYHSADAGGTDSTTISSDGAPAQFVTRRYVRDSTSGTLKSIDLGLNIGHGNFIYDAPGRRVSTAWPTGGSGSGLYLSTGSHVTQNYNPGISGYLSAAYRVDSAGRIRADSRTQTGTDTVVTNRIFAYDALGRYAGATDASAYSWACSQNRDRYDVNYGMVNCPIDSVAAPQLYSYDAAGNRADPGDTLGVGDQMRAVTFSGMHQDYTYDADGNVITRALPVDNATWVYTWSSDNRLLSGSNWIGMENLAYDALGQPVVIRKGSDNHIARVTLYDGGNVLADLDSLGNREGEYVYDAGTDHPYALLTGATAVTGVQYFVLDDFGNVTGTVYDSTHVAQTISYDDWGDATVTGDQTNRLAWKGLPIDSHLWLSEVRARWYDPVQGRFISEDPLGLSAGINPYVFANNDPINGHDPSGALATDQDGSVCSINAESCGNALEFPGSLSGGAATQGFGNLSANGGGGVSYAGGVSFSAGDWTTLGNWASQPSAVDEVAAVTSDANYYGKPNWVAPGIVERSSFRLNYTDQDGKLHFFNLEDAVLQRDGGGKKTSSGIKATYDVLTWAYDGSTDPNDHLIWARRIPVLSSLIRVGTGRKGFAGGFVQIGTAWGSFWSSIQP; this is translated from the coding sequence GTGGATCTTCTGCCTCAGGAAGAAGCGTTGGTTCCAGTTCGATGGGAGGCTTCAACGTCTGCTCCGACTGATACGGTCTCCCTTACCGCATCCTACAGTACCTGGACTAACACCGGCATCAAGACGCTCACATACTATCCCTGGGTCGCACCGTCGGTCACGGCTCAAGGCATACCGCCGGGAGGATTCAATGAGGGCGGCGTTGGCCTGATTCAGTCGTTCACGGTGACGAACAACGGAAGCTCCCGCGCCACTTACAGCTACACTGTCTCGTGCGTGGATGATGTTGGCGAGGCTGCGATTCCGGCAAGCTGTGCGGTCGTCACGCCGGCCCCCGACACGGTTGCAGCTGGAGCGAGTGTCACGGTCCAGGTGCGTTTCAACGCCGGCGACGCCGGGACATCGTCCACGATGACTCTAGTCGCTACCGAAGGCACTGATAGTACCTCCGGTCCGGCGACGATTGCGATAACCCAGCTTCCAGCGTCGATCACCACGACGACACCGTCTGTCGTGGAATTCAACGGTGCGTCCGAGACGCACTCGTTCATGATTCACAATCCGAACGCCGTGGCTGAGAACTACTCGTGGAACATTGCTTGCTACAACGCGGCGTCGTGCACGCCGAGCTCCGGATCAATTGGTGTCGGCGCCAAGGGAGATACGAGCCTTTCAGCTTCATATACGACCTCAGGCGCTCCCAATGCCACAGGCTCGGTCGTGGCAACAGTCAGCAACCTTGCTGGCACCGCTACGGATTCCATACTGGTCCGGATCAAGAGCTACATGGTGCAGATCGCCACTGTTGGCTCCGCCGATACAGTTGCCTCAGGCGTCCTCGATACAGCGACGTTCACGGTCAAGAACATCGGGCTGGATTCGATGTCATATTCCGTATCCGCCTCGTGCGATGGCACTGCGGCTACAGCTTGCCAGCAGCCATCGACGCCGATATCGCTCCTGCCGTCACAGCAGAAAACTGTGACAGTACGGTTTACCGGCGGCGGCACGGACTATTCCTCTGGCGCCGTCACGCTTCACGTAGTGGCAAATGACGGCGGAACATATGCCGACTCCGCAGCCGTTGCCGTGAGCGTTCATTCGCCGAACGCCGTTCACGTGTCGACGGCATTCATGAACAACGACGATCAGGACATGAGCCTGTGTGCGGCGTCGTGCTTCGCAATGACTGCGAGCCGGAGTACGGTTCCGTACTACACGCTGAACACTCCGCGGAGCGTGACGCTTGCCTATAACGGAGACCGCGCCTTCCCGAGGCCATTCATCTACGCCGACGTTTCCGTACCTTCGGCTCCAGCCAACATCCAGAACTACACGCTGGAGGTGAAGCGGCTCGGTGCCCACCTCCTCTTCACCAACGGAGATTCGGTACTTACATTCGCCGGCACGAGCAGTCCTGCCACGACCTATCGACTGGCTGGCCAGCTCGACATGTCCAGCTATGGGACGGGAATCGACTCCGTGACACTGGTTGTGACGGCTCATTACGCCAACGGCATGAGCGATGTCACACCAGTGAAGACGCAGCTCATGATTGTCAACTCGACACTCAACACGCAATCTTCACCGATTGCCAAGGGTTGGACCATTGCCGGTCTGCAGCACTTCTGGCCGACTCCGGAAGGCTCAGGCTCACCCAGCGGTGGCTACATGATAGAAAACGGGGACGGGTCGGCAACATACTTCGCTAGTAATGGCGCTATGGCGGCAGACTTCAGCACCCTCCACTTCGACAGCGTCGCAACCTGGATCAGGACGTACCAGGATAGCAGCAAGGTGCTGTTTGACGGCGGTGGTCGCATGCTGGCTGCGATCGATAGGCTGGGAAGAAAGACGACGTTCAACTATGGTGGTCTGGACAGTTTGCAGGTCACGAGCATCATCGAGCCAATGCGATCGAGTGGCAGCTCGGCATCGGCACCGTATCTCGTGTTGTCATACGATGCCAATCACCACCTTCAGTCAATCACAGAGACAGGCGGTACTGGCGGGCGCACAACCAGCGTGACGGTCGATCCGACCACTGGACATCTGACGCGCGTTACCGACCCGGATGGCGGATACGATAGTTACGGCTATGACGGATCGGGTCGGCTCAGTACGATCACCGACCGGCGCGGCAACACGACGACGTACGACTATGACCTGACGTGGAAGCTGTCACGGATCGTAAGTCCCCTGGTACCAATCGACGCCGGAGGCGGGTCAACTACGACGGGTACGCCGACCACCAATATCGCAGCTTGGCAGGCTGTGGGTGTACCGACCGTTGCTACGGCAAGTAACCCTGCTCCGTTACTTGATGCTGATACAATCGCCGCTCGCGTTACAGATCCAAAGGGCTACGTATCAACGATATATCCCGATCGATGGGGCGAGCCGCTCAAGACCGTCGACGCGCTCGGCAACGTTACGACGATCACGCGACAGGGCTTTCTGCCAACCGTAGTCACGTACCCCGACGGAAGCGCAGACTCGGCGACATATAACCTGAGCAACGGATTGTTACTCACCCAGCGCGCAGCTGGCCAGCAAATGGCGTCGTATATTTATGGTGCGAGAAGCCAGTTGCAGGGCGTTTCCGGTAGCGGAGTCGTAAGCGTTAGCAACACTCTCGACAGTTTGGGCCGTGTACTCAGGACACATTACGGTACGGTAGCTGGAGACACGACCGAGTTCACGTACGATCCGGTGACAAAGAACGTGGCGACCATGTTTCGTGCTGACACAGGACTAGTGACCTATCAATACGATTCAAACTTCGGAAATCTCTCGACCGAGACAGATCCGGGTAACCGGATGACACAGTCGTATTTCGACTCCTATGGTCGCGACACTTCGACCAAGGCGCCGCAATTTCCCAGGACGCGCGTGGTGTACGACTCTCTCAACCGCGTGACGGCCTCGTACGACAGCGTCGGCGCGAACCCGGTCATGATCAAGTACGACGCGATACTCCCCGTTTCAGTACGGGATCAGTTGAGCCATATCGATTCCACGGAATACGATGCTTTGGGAAGAATTACACGGCACTTCGGTTATGCTTCATCGACCCTTGCAACCACGGCCAGGTACGACTTGGACAGCCGACCCACAAGCACTACCAACAGGCGTGGGCAACGGATAGACCTGAAATACGATCCGCTGGGCCGAGTGCTGAGCAAGACCGGTGGCAATAATGAGACAAGCACAGATAACTCGACTTATTCAGCCAACGGATTGGTTCAAACAGCCGCCAATGCCACAGATTCGGTGCGCACGGTGTCGGTGCCATTGGCGCTTCTCGATACCGTGCAGACGACAATATGGGCACCGGGCGTGACGCGTCACACGTATACGGTCGTGCATTATCACAGCGCTGATGCGGGAGGCACCGACTCGACCACGATTTCGAGCGATGGAGCGCCAGCGCAGTTCGTCACCCGCCGATACGTGCGCGATTCCACGAGCGGCACGCTCAAGTCGATCGATCTGGGACTCAATATCGGGCATGGCAACTTCATCTATGATGCTCCGGGCAGACGCGTCTCAACCGCATGGCCCACTGGCGGCAGTGGAAGCGGGCTGTACCTCAGCACCGGTTCGCATGTGACACAGAACTACAACCCGGGCATCTCGGGGTACCTGTCTGCCGCATACCGCGTAGATTCGGCCGGAAGAATACGGGCAGACAGCCGAACGCAAACTGGTACCGATACTGTCGTAACCAATCGCATCTTTGCCTACGATGCGCTGGGCCGTTACGCGGGTGCGACCGATGCGAGCGCTTACTCTTGGGCCTGCAGCCAGAATCGTGACAGATACGATGTCAACTATGGCATGGTGAACTGCCCGATCGATAGCGTGGCCGCTCCCCAGCTGTACAGCTACGACGCTGCTGGGAACAGGGCCGATCCGGGAGATACGCTGGGCGTTGGCGATCAGATGAGAGCGGTCACCTTTTCAGGGATGCATCAGGACTACACGTACGATGCCGATGGCAACGTCATAACGCGGGCCCTGCCGGTAGACAACGCGACTTGGGTCTATACCTGGAGCTCTGACAACAGGCTCCTCTCGGGCTCCAACTGGATAGGGATGGAGAACCTGGCTTACGACGCTCTGGGCCAGCCGGTGGTGATTCGGAAGGGGAGCGATAACCACATCGCACGAGTGACGCTGTACGATGGAGGCAACGTGCTGGCGGACCTCGACTCGCTGGGCAATAGAGAGGGTGAGTACGTCTACGACGCGGGCACCGATCATCCCTATGCACTCCTGACCGGAGCTACAGCGGTGACCGGAGTTCAGTACTTCGTGCTGGACGACTTCGGGAACGTCACGGGCACGGTGTACGACTCGACGCACGTGGCACAGACGATCTCCTACGACGACTGGGGCGATGCAACTGTGACGGGCGACCAGACCAACCGTCTCGCGTGGAAGGGACTGCCGATCGATTCGCATCTCTGGCTCTCAGAGGTGAGAGCGCGCTGGTACGATCCTGTGCAAGGCCGGTTCATCAGCGAAGATCCGTTGGGGCTCTCGGCAGGGATCAACCCCTATGTCTTTGCCAATAACGATCCGATCAATGGGCACGATCCGAGTGGTGCCTTGGCTACGGATCAGGATGGATCCGTGTGCAGCATCAATGCTGAGAGCTGTGGTAACGCGTTGGAATTTCCAGGTTCCTTATCGGGCGGCGCTGCGACGCAGGGGTTTGGAAACCTGAGCGCAAATGGCGGCGGTGGTGTGAGCTACGCGGGCGGTGTAAGCTTCAGTGCGGGAGACTGGACCACGTTGGGAAACTGGGCCTCACAGCCATCGGCAGTGGATGAGGTCGCCGCCGTCACGTCCGACGCGAACTATTATGGCAAGCCGAATTGGGTTGCTCCAGGAATAGTCGAGCGATCTAGCTTCAGGTTGAACTACACAGATCAAGACGGCAAGCTACACTTCTTCAATCTGGAGGACGCCGTGTTACAACGCGATGGCGGCGGTAAGAAGACATCAAGCGGCATAAAGGCAACCTACGATGTCTTAACTTGGGCTTATGACGGATCCACAGATCCAAATGATCATTTAATATGGGCGCGACGCATCCCGGTGCTTAGCTCATTGATTCGTGTAGGAACTGGCCGAAAGGGTTTTGCTGGTGGTTTTGTTCAAATAGGTACCGCTTGGGGGAGCTTCTGGTCATCCATCCAACCATAA
- a CDS encoding carboxymuconolactone decarboxylase family protein, with product MQPRFNVTADPGAYRAMSELEKYVHQTSLEVPLIHIVKLYASIINHCAYCIDMHWKDLRALGETEQRLYGLPAWREAPYYTDRERAAFIWTEAVTVVTDGFISDEAYDAVKAHFSEKEIVELTMVLVAINGWNRLSVAARATAGTYQPKKQ from the coding sequence ATGCAGCCCAGATTCAACGTTACGGCAGATCCTGGTGCTTACCGCGCCATGTCCGAGCTGGAGAAGTACGTTCATCAGACCAGCCTGGAAGTGCCGTTGATCCATATCGTCAAGCTTTACGCATCGATAATCAATCACTGTGCATATTGCATCGACATGCACTGGAAGGATCTTCGTGCACTTGGTGAGACGGAGCAGCGTCTGTACGGACTTCCTGCGTGGCGGGAGGCGCCGTACTACACGGATCGCGAGCGCGCTGCATTCATATGGACCGAGGCAGTTACGGTAGTGACCGACGGTTTCATATCGGACGAAGCCTACGATGCCGTAAAGGCGCACTTCTCGGAGAAGGAGATCGTGGAGTTGACCATGGTGCTCGTAGCGATCAATGGATGGAACCGGCTCAGCGTCGCCGCGCGCGCAACTGCCGGCACGTACCAGCCCAAGAAGCAGTAG
- a CDS encoding Gfo/Idh/MocA family oxidoreductase: MTDHDVTRRDFLAGTGKLALGAMVAPHYMAAETRRRTPGNTLNVAIVGFGGQGSVNAEALAEVCNIVAICDVDADRMILKKLSDPDGKGTPARLRLEAQIKKAVRYADFREMLAKQHDIDGVVVATPDHQHAVIAKAAMQAGKHVYVQKPLTASVHESRVLRELAIANPKLVTQMGNQGHSGEGARLINEWIQAGIIGDVREVHVWTNRPKGYWPQAIPRPSKSKPPVEYPDDGFGTEWGQRRLDDAVAYAMGSYPVPDGLHWNLYLGGIPEDIPYHPIYHPFNWRGWLDYGVGALGDMGAHLIDQPYWALGLTYPTSIEATSTPWGVTEQSEPARLTASSRPRMRQVSYPLATNVHYQFAARGAQPPVKLSWYDGGLYPPRPDALPDDVPLKSNGVIFVGERGILMNDTYGQNPRLYPVSLMADAALVPKTYERIPWGHEVNWAKACMGQATASSPFEYSARLTETMLLGIVALRTGQGRKLLYDGEQMLVTNIPEANQYLRREYRDGWSV; encoded by the coding sequence ATGACAGATCATGACGTCACCAGGCGAGACTTTCTCGCTGGAACCGGCAAGCTCGCACTCGGCGCGATGGTTGCCCCGCACTACATGGCCGCCGAAACGCGGCGGCGAACTCCAGGCAACACCCTCAACGTCGCGATAGTCGGTTTCGGGGGCCAGGGTTCGGTGAACGCCGAGGCGCTCGCGGAAGTCTGCAACATCGTCGCGATCTGTGATGTTGATGCGGACAGGATGATCCTCAAGAAGTTGAGCGATCCCGATGGCAAGGGAACGCCAGCGCGCTTGCGACTCGAGGCGCAGATAAAAAAGGCCGTGCGCTACGCCGACTTCCGCGAGATGCTCGCGAAGCAGCACGACATAGATGGAGTCGTGGTGGCGACACCGGATCACCAGCACGCAGTTATCGCGAAGGCAGCGATGCAGGCCGGCAAGCACGTGTACGTGCAGAAGCCGTTGACCGCATCGGTGCACGAATCACGCGTGTTGCGCGAGCTCGCAATTGCAAATCCAAAGCTCGTGACGCAGATGGGCAACCAGGGCCACTCCGGCGAGGGCGCACGACTCATCAACGAGTGGATTCAGGCTGGAATCATCGGTGATGTGCGCGAAGTTCACGTCTGGACCAACAGACCAAAGGGATACTGGCCGCAGGCGATCCCGCGGCCGTCCAAATCCAAACCGCCCGTGGAATATCCCGACGACGGATTCGGCACCGAGTGGGGCCAGCGTCGTCTAGATGACGCTGTCGCATACGCGATGGGATCGTACCCGGTACCGGATGGTCTTCACTGGAATCTCTACCTCGGCGGCATCCCCGAAGACATTCCGTATCACCCGATCTACCACCCGTTCAACTGGCGCGGTTGGCTGGACTACGGCGTCGGCGCACTCGGCGACATGGGTGCGCACCTGATCGATCAACCCTACTGGGCGCTCGGCCTGACGTATCCGACGAGCATCGAAGCGACGTCCACGCCGTGGGGCGTGACGGAGCAATCCGAGCCTGCGCGATTGACGGCAAGCAGTCGTCCGAGGATGCGTCAGGTCTCGTATCCGCTGGCGACGAACGTGCACTACCAGTTCGCGGCGCGCGGCGCGCAGCCGCCGGTCAAGTTGAGCTGGTACGACGGAGGTCTGTATCCGCCGCGGCCGGATGCACTGCCCGATGATGTGCCACTCAAGTCGAACGGAGTAATATTCGTCGGCGAGCGCGGGATTCTCATGAACGATACGTACGGACAGAATCCGCGCCTGTATCCCGTGTCGCTCATGGCAGATGCAGCACTCGTACCCAAGACTTACGAGCGCATTCCGTGGGGTCACGAAGTGAACTGGGCAAAGGCCTGCATGGGACAGGCGACGGCGAGCTCGCCGTTCGAATACAGTGCGCGTCTCACCGAGACGATGCTGCTCGGCATCGTCGCGCTGCGCACGGGTCAGGGGCGGAAGTTGCTGTACGATGGAGAACAGATGCTGGTCACCAACATACCGGAAGCGAATCAGTATTTGCGGCGCGAGTATCGCGACGGCTGGTCGGTCTAA
- a CDS encoding alpha/beta hydrolase-fold protein — MRSNTHLLAGRALACSALATILVSLPLNGQAPAVSGPLFEISFSGQAHSGPVTGRVYVAISRLADTAGTPIARTGETGDPLFGVNVENLAPGQTAIIDASTFGHPVRSLRDIPAGRYRVEPFVNVYTKFARADGHTVWMHMDQWEGQNWKRSPGNIYGDPVVITYDPRSTKPIKLVADRVIPPVTVPADNEYVKRIRIQSAILSKWWGHPIYFGATVLLPKDYDKHPGVKYPIVYDEGHFSLRAPGGFGSTSGAGAKFTSYWLADGTPRVILVTLQHPSPYYDDSYGVNSANNGPYGDAIMKELIPAVETRFRVEREPWARLLTGGSTGGWIALAHQVMYPDFYGGTWALCPDGVDFRYFQIVDIYADTNAYWLNAGSWTRLERPDSRKPDGNITAMMKDENWFELSVGDHARSGGQWDIWQATYGPVGTDGYPVPIWDKKTGVIDRKVAEYWKQHYDLRNILETNWSTLGPKVANKINVYVGDADTYFLNMGVHKLDEFLKQARNPTPTGEVVFQPMARHCWGPPLPDLITKMTAHMDKYAPAGSDLRSWRY; from the coding sequence ATGCGCTCAAACACACACCTATTGGCTGGACGCGCGCTCGCCTGCTCCGCGCTGGCCACCATTCTGGTTTCACTTCCCCTGAACGGTCAGGCGCCTGCCGTATCCGGACCGCTCTTCGAGATCTCATTCAGCGGCCAGGCCCATTCGGGCCCGGTCACGGGCCGGGTTTACGTCGCGATCAGCCGGCTTGCCGATACGGCGGGGACGCCGATCGCGCGGACAGGAGAGACCGGCGATCCGCTGTTCGGCGTCAACGTCGAGAATCTCGCGCCGGGCCAGACTGCGATCATCGATGCATCCACGTTCGGTCATCCGGTTCGGAGTCTGCGTGACATTCCAGCCGGCAGATATCGCGTCGAGCCGTTCGTGAACGTCTACACGAAATTCGCGCGCGCCGATGGGCATACCGTGTGGATGCACATGGATCAGTGGGAAGGCCAGAACTGGAAGCGGTCGCCTGGCAACATCTATGGCGATCCAGTCGTGATCACGTACGATCCGCGATCGACAAAGCCGATCAAGCTCGTCGCGGACAGGGTCATTCCACCTGTTACGGTGCCTGCAGACAACGAATACGTGAAGCGCATCAGGATACAGAGCGCGATTCTCAGCAAGTGGTGGGGCCATCCGATCTATTTCGGCGCGACCGTGCTGCTGCCAAAGGACTACGACAAGCATCCCGGTGTGAAGTATCCAATTGTGTACGATGAAGGACACTTCTCGCTCCGCGCGCCGGGCGGATTCGGGAGCACTTCAGGAGCCGGCGCAAAATTCACGAGCTACTGGCTCGCTGACGGAACGCCGCGCGTGATTCTCGTCACGCTGCAACATCCGTCGCCTTACTATGATGATTCGTATGGTGTGAACTCCGCCAACAACGGCCCGTACGGCGACGCGATAATGAAGGAGCTGATTCCCGCGGTCGAGACGAGGTTCCGCGTGGAGCGTGAGCCGTGGGCGCGACTGCTCACCGGCGGCTCGACTGGCGGATGGATTGCGCTCGCACATCAGGTGATGTATCCGGATTTCTACGGAGGTACGTGGGCACTCTGTCCCGACGGCGTGGACTTTCGCTACTTCCAGATCGTTGACATCTACGCTGACACCAATGCGTACTGGCTGAATGCGGGAAGCTGGACCAGGCTCGAGCGTCCCGATTCACGCAAGCCCGACGGCAACATCACGGCGATGATGAAGGACGAGAACTGGTTCGAGCTTTCGGTGGGAGATCACGCGCGATCGGGTGGTCAGTGGGACATCTGGCAGGCGACGTACGGACCGGTCGGTACCGATGGATACCCCGTGCCGATCTGGGACAAGAAGACGGGTGTCATCGACAGGAAGGTCGCAGAGTACTGGAAGCAGCATTACGATCTGCGCAACATTCTGGAAACGAACTGGAGCACGCTTGGTCCCAAGGTAGCGAACAAGATCAACGTCTACGTCGGCGACGCCGACACGTACTTCCTGAACATGGGCGTGCACAAGCTGGACGAGTTTCTGAAGCAGGCCAGGAATCCGACGCCGACGGGCGAGGTTGTGTTCCAGCCCATGGCGCGGCACTGCTGGGGACCTCCGCTGCCGGATCTCATCACGAAGATGACCGCGCACATGGACAAGTACGCGCCCGCCGGTTCGGATCTCCGGAGCTGGCGCTATTGA
- a CDS encoding family 16 glycoside hydrolase: protein MYEKALTRSATLLATSVATALLLTGCAKTSNQASAPAGSTGAVATATDTGMHSAGAGGMAAPLDSAGWHTLFDGTSLAAFRGYKADSVPAGWHIVDGTLTKSGSVGDLLTRDKFGDFELAFDWKLGPGGNSGVMYRVTEEYDHMYWSGPEYQLLDDAGHPDGKNRLTAAGSAYAVYPSPAGVVKPANQWNSSLIVVKGNHVQHWMNGQKLLEYDLQSPDWKAKVKASKFSAWPNYGLARTGYIGIQGDHDGVLSLRNIKIRELK, encoded by the coding sequence ATGTACGAAAAGGCATTGACGCGCTCCGCAACGCTGCTTGCAACGTCAGTTGCAACGGCGCTGCTGCTCACGGGATGCGCGAAGACTTCCAACCAGGCGAGTGCACCCGCCGGTTCGACCGGAGCGGTTGCAACGGCAACCGACACGGGCATGCACAGTGCAGGAGCTGGAGGCATGGCTGCACCACTCGACTCCGCCGGATGGCACACGTTGTTCGACGGAACGTCGCTCGCTGCATTCCGCGGATACAAGGCCGACAGCGTTCCCGCCGGCTGGCACATCGTCGACGGCACGCTCACAAAGTCAGGCAGTGTGGGCGATCTTTTGACGCGCGACAAGTTCGGTGACTTCGAGCTTGCATTCGACTGGAAGCTCGGACCGGGCGGAAACTCGGGAGTGATGTACCGTGTGACCGAAGAGTACGATCACATGTACTGGAGCGGACCCGAATACCAGCTACTCGACGATGCAGGTCATCCCGACGGAAAGAATCGTTTGACGGCTGCTGGATCTGCGTATGCTGTATATCCGTCGCCGGCAGGTGTCGTGAAGCCGGCGAACCAGTGGAATTCGAGTCTTATCGTCGTGAAGGGTAATCATGTGCAGCACTGGATGAACGGCCAGAAGCTGCTGGAGTACGATCTGCAGAGCCCCGACTGGAAAGCCAAGGTCAAGGCGAGCAAGTTCTCGGCATGGCCGAACTACGGACTTGCGCGGACCGGATACATTGGAATTCAGGGAGATCACGACGGCGTGCTGTCGCTCCGCAACATCAAGATTCGCGAGCTGAAGTAG